Proteins encoded within one genomic window of Sulfurovum sp. XGS-02:
- a CDS encoding co-chaperone GroES, with the protein MAFEPLKDRLLVLREEQSNQTASGLYIPDTAKEKPLEGKVIAVGPDAKEDGINVDDTVVFANFSGMEIMIEGTEYLILTSKEVLGLIK; encoded by the coding sequence ATGGCATTTGAACCATTAAAAGACAGACTACTCGTTCTTCGTGAAGAGCAGTCAAATCAAACCGCTTCTGGGCTATATATTCCAGATACAGCCAAAGAAAAACCACTAGAAGGAAAAGTCATTGCAGTTGGACCTGATGCAAAAGAGGATGGCATCAATGTAGATGATACTGTAGTCTTTGCGAACTTCAGTGGGATGGAGATCATGATCGAAGGTACAGAGTACCTCATATTGACAAGCAAAGAAGTGCTTGGTTTAATCAAATAA
- the rbfA gene encoding 30S ribosome-binding factor RbfA, translating to MTHEEIKRHRVESILKEIIPEALGSLDDERINGLTVTDVVCSKGRSDAKVYLDTSFLNEKEQNAALRQLRAVAGYIQNHCKQSEGWFKAPRLTFEFDHQLEKVSRIEDLFKQISTRKTKDDGESTDES from the coding sequence ATGACACATGAAGAGATCAAAAGGCATCGTGTAGAATCTATACTTAAAGAGATTATTCCTGAAGCACTCGGCAGTTTGGATGATGAGCGTATCAACGGACTGACAGTGACTGACGTGGTGTGTTCAAAGGGTAGATCGGATGCAAAAGTCTACCTTGATACTTCATTTCTGAATGAGAAAGAACAGAATGCAGCACTCAGGCAGCTACGGGCCGTAGCAGGGTATATACAAAACCATTGTAAACAGAGTGAAGGGTGGTTCAAGGCCCCAAGACTTACCTTTGAGTTCGATCATCAGTTAGAAAAGGTGAGTCGAATAGAAGATCTCTTTAAGCAAATAAGTACCAGAAAAACAAAAGATGACGGGGAGTCTACAGATGAATCTTGA
- the ribD gene encoding bifunctional diaminohydroxyphosphoribosylaminopyrimidine deaminase/5-amino-6-(5-phosphoribosylamino)uracil reductase RibD, which produces MRDEFYMQLALDKAWEYQGLTYPNPAVGAVVMLEDKILSIEAHQKAGTSHAEVLALLSAYETLTNRSIDFDPYDSRKAHDFLLALPKDFFSDCTIYVTLEPCSHTGKTPSCASLLQSLALHRVVIGTDDPIEGHGGGMKQLGNVSVGILKKECQALIEPFMIWQNRAFVLFKLAQTTNGRIGGGYLSSKASLTHVHQLREVCDTLLIGGNTVREDRPTLDCRFIQAEAPNVKIYAKEDNFDREIPLFSVEKRSVEIINRLDFLERPSFVLVEGGEGMLKAIHEKIDWMLIYQTPKLSTNNLTYNTTMNLHFLHQDKKEKDLMIWSKHIGH; this is translated from the coding sequence GTGAGAGATGAATTTTATATGCAGCTTGCTCTGGATAAAGCTTGGGAATACCAAGGCTTGACCTATCCCAATCCTGCGGTAGGTGCAGTAGTCATGCTAGAGGATAAGATTTTATCCATCGAGGCGCATCAGAAAGCAGGCACTTCCCATGCTGAAGTTTTGGCTCTGCTATCTGCCTACGAAACACTCACAAACCGATCTATAGATTTTGATCCCTATGATTCCCGTAAAGCACATGACTTTCTTTTAGCCCTTCCCAAAGACTTCTTTAGTGACTGCACGATCTATGTGACACTTGAACCCTGTTCACATACAGGTAAAACCCCCTCTTGTGCTTCTTTATTGCAGTCACTTGCTTTACATAGGGTAGTAATAGGTACAGATGACCCTATAGAAGGACACGGCGGCGGTATGAAGCAGTTGGGAAATGTGAGTGTCGGTATACTCAAAAAGGAGTGTCAGGCACTGATAGAGCCTTTTATGATATGGCAGAATAGAGCCTTTGTATTGTTCAAACTTGCACAAACGACCAACGGGCGTATCGGTGGAGGCTACTTGAGTTCCAAAGCTTCCTTGACTCACGTGCATCAGCTCAGAGAAGTGTGCGATACACTTCTCATAGGCGGGAATACCGTAAGAGAAGACAGGCCTACTTTGGATTGCAGATTTATACAAGCAGAGGCACCGAATGTCAAGATCTATGCCAAGGAAGATAATTTCGACAGGGAGATCCCGCTTTTCTCTGTTGAGAAACGGAGTGTAGAGATCATCAACAGATTGGATTTTTTAGAGAGACCTTCTTTTGTTTTGGTAGAGGGCGGAGAAGGGATGCTCAAAGCAATTCATGAGAAGATAGATTGGATGCTTATTTACCAAACACCTAAGCTCTCTACGAATAATTTAACCTATAATACCACTATGAATTTACATTTTCTGCATCAAGATAAAAAAGAGAAAGATTTGATGATATGGAGCAAACACATTGGGCATTGA
- the ubiE gene encoding bifunctional demethylmenaquinone methyltransferase/2-methoxy-6-polyprenyl-1,4-benzoquinol methylase UbiE has product MGIEKLTDKEEKQEKIVTMFDDIATTYDLANRVLSFGIDIQWRKKGCDKAFEILDKKELTQVTDVATGTGDLLIYWKEQAKKNGVKIGRYVGIDPSVGMLEVARGKVDFAEFIEGKAQKLPIADESTDVISISYGIRNVVDRVEALQEFNRALKPNGIVMILEFTKQERSGMVDKIVDFGMKKVLPRVGGLISKNYEAYKYLPDSIEEFLTTEMLAKELEEAGFEMKYVKSFSMGISTLLVAQKI; this is encoded by the coding sequence TTGGGCATTGAGAAATTAACAGATAAAGAAGAAAAACAAGAAAAAATTGTTACGATGTTTGACGATATCGCAACCACTTATGACCTGGCGAACAGGGTATTGAGTTTCGGTATCGATATCCAGTGGCGCAAAAAAGGGTGCGATAAAGCCTTTGAGATCTTGGATAAAAAAGAGTTGACACAGGTGACTGATGTGGCAACAGGTACAGGCGACCTGTTGATCTACTGGAAAGAACAAGCCAAGAAAAACGGTGTAAAGATCGGAAGATATGTAGGGATCGACCCCTCTGTGGGTATGCTAGAGGTGGCAAGAGGAAAAGTGGATTTCGCAGAGTTTATTGAGGGTAAAGCTCAGAAACTGCCCATAGCAGATGAGAGTACGGATGTTATCTCCATCTCTTATGGTATCCGTAACGTGGTTGACAGAGTAGAGGCACTGCAAGAGTTCAACCGTGCACTCAAGCCAAACGGTATAGTCATGATCTTGGAGTTTACCAAACAAGAAAGAAGCGGTATGGTAGACAAGATTGTTGATTTCGGTATGAAGAAGGTGCTTCCTCGTGTGGGCGGTCTCATTTCCAAGAATTACGAAGCCTATAAATATCTGCCGGACTCGATAGAAGAGTTTCTGACCACAGAGATGTTGGCCAAAGAGTTGGAAGAAGCCGGGTTTGAGATGAAATATGTCAAATCTTTCTCTATGGGCATATCGACCCTTCTTGTTGCACAAAAAATATAA
- a CDS encoding SEL1-like repeat protein, producing the protein MKKLLLVFFLLFGGSTSISADSIKENKKACEAGNMIGCANLGIAYAAGKGITQNYSKAVKYFSEACEGGDGAGCSLLGTMYEDGKGVKQSYSKAINYLSKGCNLGDQGGCNNLANAYRYGEGVKQNYSKAINLYKEVCNKGLSTGCYNLGRMYDNGEGIKKNNSKAVKYLSKACNLGHGLSCLGTALKYAKGEGVKKNVSKSIQYFTKACNRGVPYGCTMNGIFYYHGSGVKRNLSKAKKFSMEACIKGDGMGCYHVGVQYKNGEGVKKDLFKAKQYFRKACDLNEKDGCMAYKKIK; encoded by the coding sequence ATGAAAAAATTATTACTAGTATTTTTCTTGTTATTTGGAGGATCTACAAGTATTAGTGCAGATTCCATTAAGGAAAATAAGAAAGCATGTGAGGCAGGTAACATGATAGGTTGTGCTAATCTTGGTATAGCCTATGCAGCGGGGAAAGGCATAACACAAAACTATTCTAAGGCAGTTAAATACTTTTCAGAGGCCTGTGAAGGTGGTGACGGAGCAGGATGTTCCTTACTTGGAACGATGTATGAAGATGGTAAAGGTGTAAAACAAAGCTATTCCAAAGCAATAAATTACTTATCTAAGGGTTGTAATTTAGGGGATCAAGGTGGATGCAATAATCTTGCTAACGCTTACAGATATGGGGAAGGTGTCAAACAAAATTATTCTAAAGCAATTAACTTGTATAAAGAAGTGTGTAACAAAGGTTTGTCTACCGGATGCTATAACCTTGGAAGAATGTACGATAATGGAGAAGGTATTAAGAAAAATAACTCAAAAGCAGTAAAGTATTTATCTAAAGCTTGTAATCTTGGTCATGGTCTCTCTTGTTTAGGTACTGCTTTAAAGTATGCGAAAGGAGAAGGTGTTAAAAAAAATGTTTCTAAAAGCATTCAATATTTTACTAAAGCATGTAATCGAGGTGTACCATATGGTTGTACTATGAACGGTATTTTCTATTATCATGGAAGCGGAGTTAAGCGCAATCTGTCTAAAGCTAAAAAGTTTTCTATGGAGGCATGTATAAAAGGAGATGGTATGGGATGCTATCATGTTGGTGTTCAGTACAAAAATGGAGAAGGTGTTAAAAAAGATCTTTTTAAAGCAAAACAGTATTTTCGTAAAGCTTGTGACTTGAATGAAAAAGATGGTTGCATGGCATATAAAAAAATAAAATGA
- the rimP gene encoding ribosome maturation factor RimP: MNLETQIAKIIEANGASLYDIEIVTEFEETIFRVLITKAGGVDLDLCADISHELSPFLDVHPPMSQKYRLEVSSPGIERKLTKPVHFKNAIGEKVKLKITGGDKVKGTLKSADDNGIVVETKQGDESFEYGALGTAKTYFDWN; the protein is encoded by the coding sequence ATGAATCTTGAAACACAAATCGCTAAAATTATAGAAGCCAATGGTGCATCCCTGTATGATATAGAGATCGTGACAGAGTTCGAAGAGACGATCTTTCGTGTTTTGATCACAAAAGCAGGCGGTGTGGACCTTGATTTGTGTGCAGATATTTCTCATGAACTCTCCCCTTTTCTGGATGTCCACCCTCCTATGAGCCAGAAATATCGACTGGAGGTCAGTTCACCTGGGATCGAGAGAAAACTTACAAAACCTGTGCACTTTAAAAATGCGATCGGTGAAAAAGTAAAGCTCAAGATCACAGGCGGTGACAAAGTAAAAGGGACCCTCAAAAGTGCTGATGACAATGGTATCGTTGTGGAGACAAAGCAGGGTGATGAAAGCTTTGAGTATGGAGCATTGGGGACAGCAAAAACCTATTTTGACTGGAACTAG
- the xseA gene encoding exodeoxyribonuclease VII large subunit, with the protein MSQSMMSVSSLNTKIKSLLEATFMHILVEGEVASVTYHTSGHIYFSIKDQQSSIKCVMWRSSVSKLKFRIEKGMHIIIEGSVGVYTPRGEYQFYAVHVEPYGKGALALAYEQLKERLKEKGYFDAQRKKPIPKHIRKIALVTAKESAALYDMLKIIEQRWPLLEVVIVDTLVQGDDAAAQIAHALHYADSLGVDVVVVGRGGGSAEDLWSFNEEIVADALFAMQTPVVSAVGHEVDVMISDFVADLRAPTPSAAMEMILPDMREILYTLNEQGERFTYVMNQKLQHLLRELKHTEEILFRSSPSRQLKETQIEFIRLEDEFKRVMMYKLERFSSLLPEMSKKYRQNMVFILEQKSQYLEFMDKKLRMNDPKLQCRKGWAQISAEDKTIELSAIEVNQKFTVQDAETRIEALCLSKT; encoded by the coding sequence ATGAGTCAATCAATGATGAGTGTCTCCTCGCTCAATACAAAAATCAAATCACTGCTTGAAGCCACATTTATGCATATCCTTGTTGAAGGCGAAGTGGCATCCGTGACCTATCATACTTCAGGACATATCTATTTCTCCATTAAAGACCAGCAGAGCAGTATCAAATGTGTGATGTGGCGCTCTTCGGTTTCAAAACTAAAATTTCGTATAGAAAAAGGGATGCATATCATCATAGAGGGTTCTGTAGGTGTCTATACCCCCAGAGGTGAATACCAATTTTATGCGGTGCATGTTGAACCTTACGGCAAGGGTGCCTTGGCATTGGCCTATGAACAACTCAAAGAACGCTTAAAAGAGAAGGGATACTTTGATGCACAAAGAAAAAAACCCATTCCCAAACATATCAGAAAAATAGCATTGGTCACAGCTAAAGAGAGTGCTGCGCTCTATGATATGCTGAAGATCATCGAACAGCGCTGGCCCTTACTAGAGGTTGTGATCGTAGATACACTGGTACAAGGAGATGATGCAGCAGCCCAGATAGCCCATGCTTTGCACTATGCGGACAGTTTAGGTGTGGATGTGGTTGTTGTAGGGCGTGGCGGGGGAAGTGCAGAAGATCTGTGGAGTTTTAATGAAGAGATCGTAGCCGATGCGCTGTTTGCTATGCAAACACCCGTAGTGAGTGCGGTGGGGCATGAAGTGGATGTGATGATCAGTGACTTTGTGGCAGATCTGCGTGCACCGACTCCGAGTGCTGCGATGGAAATGATACTTCCTGATATGAGAGAGATACTCTATACTTTAAATGAGCAGGGTGAGCGATTTACCTATGTGATGAATCAAAAGCTGCAGCATCTTCTACGTGAATTAAAGCATACAGAAGAGATATTGTTCCGAAGTTCGCCCAGCAGACAGCTCAAAGAGACACAGATAGAGTTTATACGTTTAGAAGATGAATTTAAGAGGGTGATGATGTATAAGTTAGAGCGTTTTTCTTCTTTGTTACCTGAAATGTCCAAAAAGTATAGGCAGAATATGGTGTTCATTCTTGAGCAAAAAAGTCAGTATTTGGAGTTTATGGATAAAAAATTGAGGATGAATGATCCTAAATTACAGTGTCGTAAAGGATGGGCACAAATATCAGCAGAGGATAAGACCATTGAATTGAGCGCCATTGAGGTCAATCAGAAATTTACGGTTCAAGATGCGGAGACTCGTATAGAAGCTTTATGTTTAAGTAAAACATGA
- the groL gene encoding chaperonin GroEL (60 kDa chaperone family; promotes refolding of misfolded polypeptides especially under stressful conditions; forms two stacked rings of heptamers to form a barrel-shaped 14mer; ends can be capped by GroES; misfolded proteins enter the barrel where they are refolded when GroES binds) produces the protein MAKEIFFSDKARSGLFEGVTKLADAVKVTMGPRGRNVLIQKSYGAPHITKDGVSVAREIELEDRLENMGAQLVKEVASNTADEAGDGTTTATVLAHAIFKEGLRNITAGANPIEVKRGMDKASAAIIEELKKISKEVKDKKEIAQVATISANSDKTIGNLIAEAMDRVGKDGVITVEEAKGINDDLDVVEGMQFDRGYISPYFVTNTEKMTCELETPIILVTDGKVTSLKDLVPMLEQVQQSGRPLLIIADDIEGEALSTLVLNKLKGVLNITAVKAPGFGDRKKEMLKDIAILTGATLITEELGLTLEKATLADLGQAARVVIDKDNTVIVDGKGDVNAVAARVSEIKTQIGTTTSEYDKEKLQERLAKLSGGVAVIKVGAATETEMKEKKDRVDDALSATKAAVDEGIVIGGGAALIKASQAVKLDLNDDEAVGAAIILRAVFAPVKQIAQNAGFDAGVVANEIANSTDANLGFNAATGEYVNMLEAGIIDPLKVERVALQNATSVASLLLTTEATVSDIPEPPSAQPDMSGMGGMPGMM, from the coding sequence ATGGCAAAAGAAATATTTTTTTCAGATAAAGCAAGGTCAGGTCTCTTTGAAGGTGTGACAAAGTTAGCCGATGCCGTGAAAGTAACCATGGGACCTAGAGGACGTAACGTTCTTATACAAAAATCATATGGTGCACCGCACATTACAAAAGATGGTGTTTCCGTAGCACGTGAGATAGAGCTTGAAGATAGACTCGAAAACATGGGTGCACAGCTGGTAAAAGAAGTGGCGAGCAACACAGCGGATGAAGCCGGAGATGGAACAACGACTGCAACAGTACTTGCACACGCTATCTTTAAAGAAGGTCTCAGAAACATCACTGCGGGGGCAAACCCGATAGAGGTGAAAAGAGGTATGGACAAAGCATCTGCTGCCATCATTGAAGAGCTTAAAAAGATCTCCAAAGAGGTCAAAGACAAAAAAGAGATCGCGCAAGTAGCTACGATCTCTGCAAACTCTGACAAGACGATCGGTAATCTCATTGCTGAAGCGATGGACAGAGTAGGAAAAGACGGTGTGATCACGGTGGAAGAAGCAAAAGGGATCAACGATGACCTTGATGTGGTTGAAGGTATGCAGTTTGACAGAGGGTATATCTCTCCTTATTTTGTAACCAACACAGAAAAAATGACCTGTGAGCTTGAAACACCTATTATCCTTGTAACAGATGGTAAAGTAACTTCACTGAAAGATCTCGTGCCTATGCTGGAACAGGTACAGCAAAGCGGCAGACCGCTTCTTATCATCGCAGATGATATTGAAGGTGAGGCGCTCTCAACACTCGTGCTTAACAAACTCAAAGGTGTACTTAACATCACTGCGGTGAAAGCACCAGGTTTCGGGGACAGAAAGAAAGAGATGCTTAAAGATATCGCTATCTTGACAGGTGCAACACTAATCACTGAAGAGCTCGGTCTTACACTCGAGAAAGCAACACTTGCTGATCTTGGGCAGGCGGCAAGAGTGGTCATAGACAAGGACAATACTGTTATCGTGGATGGGAAAGGTGATGTCAATGCCGTTGCTGCACGTGTGAGTGAGATCAAAACACAGATTGGTACGACTACCAGTGAGTATGATAAAGAGAAACTCCAGGAGCGCCTTGCGAAACTCTCTGGCGGTGTTGCCGTGATCAAAGTAGGTGCTGCCACTGAGACTGAAATGAAAGAGAAAAAAGACAGAGTTGACGATGCACTCTCAGCGACAAAAGCCGCTGTAGATGAGGGTATCGTTATCGGTGGTGGGGCTGCACTGATCAAAGCAAGTCAGGCTGTCAAACTTGATCTTAATGACGATGAAGCTGTAGGTGCAGCGATCATCTTAAGAGCTGTATTTGCACCGGTGAAGCAGATTGCACAGAATGCAGGATTTGATGCGGGTGTGGTGGCCAATGAAATTGCCAATTCAACCGATGCAAATTTAGGATTTAATGCTGCAACAGGAGAATATGTCAATATGCTTGAAGCAGGGATCATTGACCCGCTTAAAGTGGAACGTGTAGCACTTCAGAATGCGACTTCTGTGGCCTCACTGCTTCTCACAACCGAGGCAACTGTTTCAGACATACCTGAACCTCCTTCAGCACAGCCGGATATGAGCGGTATGGGTGGTATGCCAGGAATGATGTAA
- a CDS encoding bifunctional diguanylate cyclase/phosphodiesterase, whose protein sequence is MAIILLSILFAFYTYFLSRQKKKLRATLANNLRVFQKAFDISDDAVLILSPQNKVMYASNAMVRLLELKSDFLLKKYKSTVQIKIKKDWLGLDQLIQEQRTQPKDKVKAYPHATLKISADDEIPVNAYLDTIVMEMPKDVVCDVISIQDLSKVKERSAAEFKHPLTHLPNQFQLYNDLPAFFSKAHLEKNKLALVLMSLDNLSRLRSIIGDEQTNDVLKKFARYLETLTKNVNVSVYHTFDNHFLLTVKNLHSIDEAKVFVEDIQKKLATFYKMDDVHLHLTVSAGIGIYPDSGHIRLLLDHAYKALAEAEKEGDNNITIFLPEKFTAAYDELRLHGDMPGALSRGEFEVYYQPIVRVGDQEVVAAEALIRWKHPQYGMIPPDVFISLMEKTGFIVKLGQFILDEVLKQQKRWELFNFNRIEISINVSMVEINTGEFVQHVERKLAEHQLDPECIKFEITEGIAMLNEAQTVKYFLALKKLGVGISLDDFGTGYTSFGYLKKFPADIVKIDKSLVDYILTNEEDQRIVKAIIELAHTLGMKIVVEGIENQQMVDMISSYGCDYLQGYHFSKPLPVFEFQKLIR, encoded by the coding sequence ATGGCAATAATCCTCTTATCCATTCTCTTTGCATTCTATACCTATTTCCTTTCCAGACAAAAAAAGAAATTAAGGGCAACGCTTGCAAATAACCTGAGGGTTTTTCAAAAGGCCTTTGATATTTCTGATGATGCTGTGTTGATTCTTTCCCCTCAAAATAAAGTGATGTATGCAAGTAATGCTATGGTGCGACTTTTAGAGCTAAAAAGTGATTTTTTATTGAAAAAGTATAAAAGTACGGTGCAAATAAAAATAAAAAAGGATTGGCTAGGGTTAGATCAATTGATTCAAGAGCAGCGTACACAACCTAAGGATAAAGTGAAAGCGTATCCTCATGCTACGTTAAAGATCTCAGCAGATGATGAGATACCCGTGAATGCATATTTAGATACTATCGTAATGGAAATGCCAAAAGATGTCGTGTGTGATGTGATATCGATACAAGATCTAAGCAAAGTCAAGGAACGCTCTGCTGCGGAGTTTAAGCATCCACTGACACACTTGCCCAACCAATTTCAGCTCTATAATGATCTACCGGCATTCTTTTCGAAAGCACATTTAGAAAAAAATAAACTGGCTTTAGTGCTTATGAGTCTGGACAACCTCTCAAGGTTACGCTCCATTATTGGAGATGAACAGACCAATGATGTACTCAAAAAATTTGCTAGATACTTGGAGACTTTGACGAAGAACGTCAATGTATCGGTCTATCACACCTTTGATAACCATTTCTTGCTGACGGTAAAGAACTTGCATTCCATTGATGAGGCAAAAGTGTTTGTAGAAGATATTCAAAAGAAATTGGCCACATTTTATAAAATGGATGATGTACATTTACATCTGACTGTTTCGGCAGGTATCGGTATCTATCCTGACAGCGGACATATACGTCTACTGCTTGATCATGCCTATAAAGCATTGGCGGAAGCAGAGAAAGAAGGTGACAATAACATTACCATATTCTTACCTGAAAAATTTACCGCTGCGTATGATGAATTGAGACTCCATGGTGATATGCCGGGTGCATTGAGCAGAGGCGAATTTGAAGTCTACTATCAACCTATTGTCAGGGTCGGAGATCAGGAAGTTGTGGCGGCCGAAGCACTGATCCGATGGAAACATCCGCAGTATGGTATGATCCCACCTGATGTCTTTATCTCTCTCATGGAGAAAACAGGTTTTATTGTGAAGTTGGGCCAATTTATACTGGATGAAGTCCTAAAACAGCAAAAACGCTGGGAACTGTTCAATTTTAATCGTATCGAGATTTCGATCAATGTCTCCATGGTTGAGATCAATACGGGTGAGTTTGTGCAACATGTAGAAAGAAAACTGGCGGAGCATCAGCTTGATCCGGAATGTATCAAATTTGAAATTACAGAGGGTATCGCCATGCTCAATGAAGCGCAGACTGTAAAATACTTTCTTGCATTAAAAAAACTGGGGGTAGGTATCTCGTTGGATGATTTCGGTACGGGGTATACCTCTTTTGGATATTTGAAGAAATTTCCTGCAGATATTGTAAAAATTGATAAAAGTTTGGTCGATTATATCTTGACCAATGAAGAAGATCAAAGAATTGTAAAAGCGATCATAGAATTGGCACATACTTTAGGCATGAAAATAGTGGTTGAAGGTATTGAAAATCAACAAATGGTTGATATGATATCCTCTTATGGATGTGATTATCTGCAAGGGTATCATTTCTCAAAACCATTACCTGTGTTTGAATTTCAAAAACTGATCAGATAA